One segment of Panicum virgatum strain AP13 chromosome 3K, P.virgatum_v5, whole genome shotgun sequence DNA contains the following:
- the LOC120701210 gene encoding chitinase 10-like — MARLFLPRPIFLLAGLLAIVSNAGVAEAWWWSSGWRWDCLFPSSGRSHVASIVTEDVYRSFFLHKDDAACPARGFYNYTSFLRAAEAFPEFGGDGGAATRRREVAAFLAQISHETTGGWATAPDGPFAWGLCFKEEIRPPSNYCDASSTEWPCFPGKSYHGRGPIQLSWNFNYGPAGKALGFDGLRDPEVVAGDPEVAFKTALWFWMTPREPKPSCHDVMVGRYRPGPGDLAAGRAPGFGLTTNIINGGIECGPGGNAAPVEDRIGFFRRYCRMLGVDVGPNLDCARQEPYSS; from the exons ATGGCGCGCCTGTTCCTCCCTCGTCCCATCTTCTTGCTAGCCGGCTTGCTGGCCATCGTCTCCAACGCCGGCGTCGCGGAGGCGTGGTGGTGGTCGTCGGGGTGGAGGTGGGACTGCCTGTTCCCCAGCAGCGGCCGCAGCCACGTGGCGTCGATCGTGACGGAGGACGTGTACCgctccttcttcctccacaaGGACGACGCCGCCTGCCCCGCGCGCGGCTTCTACAACTACACCTCCTTCCtccgcgcggcggaggcgtTCCCCGAGttcggtggcgacggcggcgccgccacccgGAGGCGCGAGGTGGCGGCGTTCCTGGCGCAGATCTCCCACGAGACGACCGGCGGGTGGGCGACGGCGCCCGACGGGCCCTTCGCGTGGGGCCTCTGCTTCAAGGAGGAGATCCGGCCGCCGAGCAACTACTGCGACGCCAGCAGCACCGAGTGGCCGTGCTTCCCCGGCAAGTCCTACCATGGCCGCGGCCCCATCCAGCTCTCCTG GAACTTCAACTACGGGCCGGCGGGCAAGGCGCTGGGCTTCGACGGGCTGCGGGACCCGGAGGTGGTGGCGGGCGACCCGGAGGTGGCGTTCAAGACGGCGCTGTGGTTCTGGATGACGCCGCGGGAGCCCAAGCCGTCGTGCCACGACGTGATGGTGGGGCGCTACCGGCCCGGCCCCGGCGACCTGGCGGCGGGCCGGGCGCCGGGGTTCGGGCTGACGACCAACATCATCAACGGCGGGATCGAGTGCGGGCCcggcggcaacgccgcgccggTGGAGGACCGGATCGGCTTCTTCCGGCGGTACTGCCGCATGCTCGGCGTCGACGTCGGGCCCAACCTCGACTGCGCTCGCCAGGAGCCCTATTCCTCCTAG